The genomic window ACATGAATTACAACCAGCACCGGGTTCCCGTAAAGAACGCAACCGTGTTGGTCGTGGTATCGGCTCTGGTAACGGAAAAACTTCTGGTAGAGGACATAAAGGGCAAAACGCTCGCTCTGGCGGCGGTGTACGCATCGGCTTTGAAGGTGGTCAAACACCTTTATTCCGTCGTTTACCAAAACGCGGCTTTACAAACATTCATCGTAAAGAATATGCGATCGTTAACCTTGAAGTGTTAAATCGCTTTGAAGACGGTACGGAAGTAACACCAGAATTATTGCTTGAAACAGGCGTAGTAAGCAAATTAAAAGCAGGCATCAAAGTTCTTGGTGACGGTGAGCTTACGAAAAAATTAACAGTGAAAGCTCATAAATTCTCTGCTTCTGCAAAAGAAGCGATCGAAGCTGCTGGCGGTACAACTGAGGTGATTTAA from Anoxybacillus gonensis includes these protein-coding regions:
- the rplO gene encoding 50S ribosomal protein L15; protein product: MKLHELQPAPGSRKERNRVGRGIGSGNGKTSGRGHKGQNARSGGGVRIGFEGGQTPLFRRLPKRGFTNIHRKEYAIVNLEVLNRFEDGTEVTPELLLETGVVSKLKAGIKVLGDGELTKKLTVKAHKFSASAKEAIEAAGGTTEVI